The proteins below are encoded in one region of Ferroplasma acidiphilum:
- a CDS encoding CBS domain-containing protein, producing the protein MDYKVSDIMTRDPLCYTVPSAISDVIQVLIKNNITGIPVKDNQNHYQGVITRRDIFYNPDETQTALVMRKAPTVNENDSINTAARQLYTQKKRHLVVVNDKNEVTGILTPQNFLNIIKEKYGKVKVKEVLEYISVPIWEDTPLSVALLTMNLSQIYSFPVVNRGGKFTGLVTDRDIFDKVKMYQTIESSESGIADDEDPWSWDGIKNVFTYFIAKSNITVPDIPVKKLMVGSPKVIYLESDLEDAVKLMSSENYNQLPVLTGHGEIYGMLYDIEIMKIFKD; encoded by the coding sequence ATGGATTATAAAGTCTCAGACATTATGACAAGAGACCCGCTTTGCTATACTGTTCCCAGTGCAATTTCAGACGTAATACAGGTACTTATTAAAAATAATATAACAGGCATACCGGTAAAGGATAATCAGAATCATTATCAGGGCGTAATAACGAGAAGGGATATTTTTTATAATCCGGATGAGACACAGACAGCACTGGTGATGAGAAAAGCTCCTACTGTCAATGAAAACGATTCCATTAACACAGCAGCCAGGCAGCTTTATACGCAGAAAAAAAGGCATCTTGTAGTGGTTAATGATAAAAATGAAGTCACAGGAATCCTTACTCCGCAGAATTTTTTAAACATTATAAAGGAAAAATACGGGAAAGTAAAGGTTAAGGAGGTTCTGGAATACATATCAGTGCCCATATGGGAGGATACACCTTTATCTGTTGCACTTCTTACTATGAACCTGTCCCAGATTTATTCCTTCCCTGTTGTAAACAGGGGAGGCAAATTCACTGGCCTTGTAACGGACCGTGATATATTTGACAAGGTTAAAATGTACCAGACCATAGAATCCTCGGAATCAGGAATAGCAGATGATGAAGACCCCTGGTCATGGGATGGAATAAAGAATGTGTTTACATATTTTATAGCAAAATCAAATATTACAGTTCCTGACATACCTGTAAAAAAACTTATGGTGGGTTCACCTAAAGTAATTTACCTGGAATCTGACCTGGAGGACGCCGTTAAACTGATGTCAAGCGAAAATTATAACCAGCTACCAGTCCTTACAGGCCATGGTGAGATTTACGGTATGCTATACGATATAGAAATCATGAAAATTTTCAAGGATTAA
- a CDS encoding glycine--tRNA ligase, whose product MYDDIVELAKRRGFFWPSFSIYGGFAGFYDYGPLGVLLKDNIIRTWKESYMEDGAIFLDSPNITPEPVFRASGHLARFSDLAAECEKCKSKFKFESVLAFNKQDIIPANLEEAKKIASDTYLKCPVCGSRITNIYDFNLMYKVSGDYYLRPETAQGIFVNFKLLFNYNRGKLPMIVGQAGKGFRNEISPRQSLIRLREFNQCEIEVFLDPENLEFKSLYDYKKIKIKPNTGEELDITVKEAFERGLISSQAFAYFVLKTQNILENIGIESSKLRFRQHDPDERAHYASDSWDAEGLIDNEWFEIVGIANRTDFDLNNHQSSSGETMTTKIEEREFIPYVIEPSYGIDRILLTLMAQSLETRDGKNVLKIPYPVAPYHFAVFPLMKKENLKEKAEYIYENMKKQDKYIVYDEAGTIGKRYARQDEIGTPYCITVDYQTLEDNTVTVRSRDTAEQKRIKIEELLDLDFINSYIYKK is encoded by the coding sequence ATGTACGATGATATAGTTGAACTGGCAAAAAGGCGGGGATTTTTCTGGCCATCATTTTCAATATACGGTGGGTTCGCTGGTTTTTATGATTATGGCCCCCTTGGCGTATTATTAAAAGACAATATTATACGTACATGGAAGGAATCCTACATGGAGGATGGGGCAATATTCCTTGATTCGCCGAATATAACTCCTGAACCTGTCTTCAGGGCATCCGGGCATCTTGCAAGATTTTCAGATCTGGCTGCTGAATGTGAAAAGTGCAAGAGCAAATTTAAATTTGAATCAGTGCTGGCATTCAATAAACAGGATATTATCCCGGCGAATCTTGAGGAAGCAAAGAAAATCGCATCCGATACCTATCTCAAATGCCCTGTATGCGGGAGCCGCATAACAAACATTTATGATTTTAACCTTATGTACAAAGTATCTGGCGATTATTATCTGAGGCCGGAAACTGCACAGGGAATATTTGTAAATTTTAAATTGCTTTTCAATTATAACAGAGGCAAACTTCCAATGATAGTAGGACAGGCAGGGAAAGGCTTCAGAAATGAAATTTCGCCCAGGCAAAGCCTTATCCGGCTCAGGGAATTTAACCAGTGTGAAATCGAGGTTTTTCTTGACCCTGAAAACCTTGAGTTTAAAAGCCTCTACGATTATAAAAAAATTAAAATAAAGCCAAATACCGGAGAGGAGCTGGATATTACTGTAAAAGAAGCATTTGAGAGAGGATTGATCAGCAGCCAGGCATTTGCATATTTTGTACTTAAAACCCAGAACATACTTGAAAATATCGGCATTGAAAGCAGCAAACTGAGATTCAGGCAACATGATCCAGATGAAAGGGCGCACTATGCTTCTGATTCATGGGATGCTGAAGGGTTAATAGACAATGAATGGTTCGAAATTGTAGGGATTGCAAACAGGACAGATTTCGATTTGAACAACCACCAGTCAAGTTCCGGTGAGACCATGACAACAAAAATAGAGGAAAGAGAATTCATTCCATATGTCATAGAGCCGTCATACGGGATAGACAGGATTCTTCTCACACTGATGGCACAGTCACTTGAAACCAGGGATGGAAAGAATGTCCTTAAAATCCCTTATCCTGTAGCCCCATATCATTTTGCAGTGTTTCCACTGATGAAAAAAGAAAATTTGAAGGAAAAGGCAGAATATATTTATGAAAATATGAAAAAACAGGATAAATATATAGTATACGATGAGGCGGGCACAATAGGAAAAAGATATGCAAGGCAGGATGAGATTGGAACCCCATACTGCATAACCGTTGATTACCAGACACTTGAAGACAATACAGTAACGGTAAGGTCAAGGGATACGGCAGAACAAAAAAGAATAAAAATAGAAGAACTGCTGGATCTGGATTTTATAAATTCATATATTTATAAAAAATAA
- a CDS encoding S1C family serine protease, which translates to MNNIEELNNNTVEIAEKASRAVVSINSTIYSGNFGYGITPVKGAGSGFIISHDGYILTNNHVIEGAETVDVVLNDGRKFKGEIAGTDPQTDVALVKIPGDDFPVIELGDSEKIRVGSIVLAIGNALGLPGGHTVSMGVISAKNRPMPWADFIFEGLLQTDAAINPGNSGGPLVDLTGKAVGINTAMIAQANGIGFSIPVNTIKKELNDIINTGKVKRNYIGISGIEINESSQGRYGVKLENGVMVARIDRYSPAYDAGLRPGDVITEFAGTPVKSMRDLIKGVAEMKGNTDVIFIRGGSKYRTTIEYKKETKKRIEILDA; encoded by the coding sequence ATGAACAACATAGAAGAATTAAACAACAACACAGTAGAGATAGCAGAAAAAGCAAGCAGGGCTGTGGTAAGCATAAACAGCACAATCTACAGCGGCAATTTTGGCTATGGCATAACACCTGTGAAGGGAGCAGGGTCAGGCTTTATTATCAGCCATGATGGGTATATACTTACAAACAACCACGTTATTGAAGGAGCCGAAACCGTTGATGTGGTACTCAATGACGGAAGAAAATTCAAGGGGGAAATAGCCGGAACAGACCCCCAGACCGATGTGGCACTTGTGAAAATCCCGGGAGATGACTTTCCCGTAATAGAACTTGGAGACTCTGAAAAGATAAGGGTAGGTTCAATAGTACTGGCTATAGGCAATGCGCTGGGGCTTCCCGGCGGGCATACTGTATCAATGGGCGTAATAAGTGCCAAAAACAGGCCAATGCCATGGGCAGACTTCATATTTGAAGGGCTATTGCAAACAGATGCTGCAATAAATCCAGGAAACAGTGGAGGCCCTCTGGTAGACTTAACAGGCAAAGCTGTTGGAATAAATACGGCAATGATAGCACAGGCAAATGGAATAGGATTTTCCATTCCGGTAAACACCATTAAAAAGGAACTGAATGATATAATAAATACCGGCAAAGTTAAAAGGAATTATATAGGCATCTCTGGAATTGAGATCAATGAATCGTCTCAAGGGAGATATGGCGTCAAACTGGAAAATGGTGTTATGGTTGCAAGAATAGACAGATATTCACCTGCTTACGATGCCGGGTTGAGGCCAGGGGATGTGATTACAGAATTTGCCGGAACACCCGTAAAATCTATGAGAGACCTTATTAAAGGTGTAGCTGAGATGAAAGGCAACACAGATGTTATATTCATCCGTGGAGGGTCAAAATACAGGACAACCATAGAATATAAGAAGGAAACTAAAAAACGTATAGAAATACTGGATGCATAA
- a CDS encoding winged helix-turn-helix transcriptional regulator produces MTYLELKEIGSGKEFLDKYSDIMRMWTVPIMLAIERHGEAGFNQIKKDVKGINSTTLSTTLGMLEKYGLLERVIIPAKPVRVKYSLTDKGKELYKISLNLATLIDDL; encoded by the coding sequence TTGACCTACTTGGAATTAAAGGAGATTGGTTCAGGAAAAGAATTCCTGGATAAATATTCTGACATTATGCGCATGTGGACAGTACCTATTATGCTGGCTATAGAAAGGCACGGGGAAGCTGGTTTTAACCAGATTAAAAAGGATGTTAAGGGCATAAATTCCACAACACTCTCAACTACCCTGGGAATGCTGGAAAAGTATGGCCTGCTGGAGAGAGTTATAATACCGGCAAAACCTGTGCGTGTAAAATACTCATTGACAGATAAGGGAAAGGAATTGTATAAAATATCATTAAACCTTGCAACGCTTATAGACGATCTTTGA
- a CDS encoding asparagine synthetase A yields METINKNEEYVKEEITRSMQHLSDKRVQHAIKVQSYIRSYVTDFLREAGYIEIAPIIISPLTDPLNHPVYDPKIHAYGGDMWITQSMIFHKQIAVQELKKIFIMSPNVRLETEEKSKSGRHLYEFTQIDVEALEKSREEMMSLAEDMIIYTISRLKKEHKEELEYFHRTLPDYAKPFPVITFEEAEKKYGKGFETPLSKESSTPVWVVDIPLKEREFYDREYPEKPGILRDMDLIWPEGFEEASSGGEREYELSQILDRIQKKGQTEEQFKWFIELAKQGIKYTAGFGIGIERFTRFVCGVEKIEDVTTFPKVPGRISL; encoded by the coding sequence ATGGAAACGATAAACAAAAATGAAGAGTATGTAAAGGAAGAAATTACAAGATCAATGCAACACCTTTCTGATAAGCGTGTGCAGCATGCAATAAAAGTACAGAGCTATATACGGTCATATGTGACAGATTTCCTGAGGGAAGCAGGATATATTGAAATTGCACCGATTATTATTTCTCCATTGACAGACCCACTGAACCATCCGGTTTATGACCCGAAAATCCATGCTTACGGCGGCGATATGTGGATTACCCAGAGCATGATATTCCATAAGCAGATAGCTGTCCAGGAACTTAAAAAAATTTTTATCATGTCACCAAACGTAAGGCTTGAAACAGAGGAAAAATCAAAATCCGGGCGGCACCTCTATGAATTTACCCAGATTGATGTTGAGGCCCTAGAGAAATCAAGAGAGGAGATGATGTCACTTGCAGAGGATATGATAATATATACAATATCAAGGTTGAAGAAAGAACATAAGGAAGAGCTGGAATACTTCCACAGAACACTGCCAGATTATGCAAAGCCATTCCCTGTGATAACATTCGAGGAAGCGGAAAAGAAATATGGAAAAGGATTTGAAACACCATTATCAAAGGAGAGCAGCACGCCTGTATGGGTTGTAGATATCCCATTGAAAGAGAGGGAATTCTACGACCGTGAATATCCTGAAAAGCCGGGAATATTGAGAGATATGGACCTTATATGGCCTGAAGGGTTTGAGGAGGCATCTTCCGGTGGTGAAAGGGAATACGAATTGTCACAGATACTGGATAGAATCCAGAAGAAAGGGCAGACAGAGGAGCAGTTTAAATGGTTTATCGAGCTTGCAAAACAGGGCATAAAATATACAGCCGGATTTGGAATTGGCATAGAAAGGTTCACCAGGTTCGTCTGTGGCGTTGAAAAAATAGAGGATGTTACAACATTTCCAAAGGTTCCAGGAAGAATTTCCCTGTAG
- a CDS encoding Lrp/AsnC family transcriptional regulator — protein sequence MLENIDKKDMKIIEYLKEHGRDKSSDISNALQIPRATIFERMERLRKDGFIKKYTVDLNYDKLGYSVMSYIMIQYNPKASIDQRTLCLNLSKMDNVISASIVTGDWDIVLLTAQKSMRDLSKFVLEQLRTMDGIEKSVTIPLFERVL from the coding sequence ATGTTAGAGAATATCGATAAAAAGGACATGAAAATAATTGAATATTTGAAGGAACACGGCAGGGATAAAAGTTCTGATATTTCCAACGCACTTCAAATTCCCCGTGCTACTATTTTCGAGAGGATGGAACGCCTGAGGAAGGACGGCTTTATTAAAAAGTATACAGTTGACCTTAATTATGACAAACTCGGGTATTCTGTTATGTCATATATTATGATACAGTATAACCCCAAAGCATCCATAGACCAGAGGACACTGTGTTTAAATTTATCAAAAATGGACAATGTCATATCGGCCTCAATTGTAACCGGTGACTGGGATATAGTGCTGCTTACCGCACAGAAATCAATGAGGGATCTATCAAAATTTGTGCTTGAACAGCTAAGGACAATGGATGGGATAGAGAAAAGTGTAACCATTCCATTATTCGAAAGGGTATTATAA